DNA sequence from the Acidobacteriota bacterium genome:
AACTGGAAGTAGCGACGCTCGCATATGGGACAGATATTTCATCGAAGCACGAATGCCTACGCCAAGCTGAGCATTGCGTTCGGAGCTTTGCTTGTCGTGATTCTGGGCTGGGTGGCCTTCACGCTGCACGGATCGCCCTACGTGACTCGGCAATACATTCCCCGTGAACAGAAGGTGCCCTTCAGCCACCGCCATCACATCGCCGGCTTGGGCATAGATTGCCGTTACTGCCACACCTCGGTGGAGGAAAGTTCTTTCGCCGGAATCCCTGCCACGGAAACTTGCATGTCCTGTCACTCTCAGGTCTGGACCGAGGCCCCCATGCTGGAGCCGGTCAGAGCCTCCTGGCGGGATGAGCTTCCTTTGGAGTGGAACCGGGTCCATGACTTGCCCGACTTCGCATACTTCAACCACAGCGTGCATATCAAGAAAGGGGTAGGATGCGTCACCTGCCACGGACAGGTCGACCAGATGCCCCTCATCATGCAGACTCAGACGCTTCACATGGGATGGTGTTTGGATTGCCACCGCAATCCTGAACTCTACGTGCGTCCGCGCGAGGAGGTCTTCAACGTGAACTGGACGCTTCCCGAGGGCGTGACCCAGCGCGAGTTGGGCCTGCGCCTGGTCGAGGAATACGACATCCGATCCCTGCAATCCTGCTCGACGTGCCACCGATGACTACGGAATACTCCAAGCCCCGGCGCACCGAATACTGGGAGCTGTACGACAAGATGCTGGCGCGGACGTCCGAAAAGGGCGGACGCGACTACTGGCGCAGCCTGCACGAGCTGGCGGAGACTCCCGAGTTTCAGGAATACTTGAGCCGCGAGTTTCCACATGGCGCTAGCGAGATGCAGGACGCGGTGGGACGGCGGCGCTTCCTCAAGCTGATGGGAGCCTCCATCGCTTTGGCGGGAGCCACCGCCTGCACCAAGCAGCCGGTTGAGAAAATCTTTCCCTACGTGCGTCAGCCCGAGCAGATGGTGCCCGGCAAGCCTCTTTTCTTCGCCACCGCCTTCACCATGGGCGGGCGGGCCCGGGGAGTGCTGGCCGAGAGCCACATGGGACGCCCCACCAAGCTGGAAGGCAACGAGATGCATCCGGCCAGCCTGGGGGCCACCGATCTCTTCACCCAGGCGGCCGTGCTGTCGCTCTACGATCCCGACCGCTCCCAGGTGGTGCGCAACGCCGGCCAGATCCGCACCTGGAGCGTCTTCGCCGACCGTTATCGTCAAGCCATCGAAGAACAGGCCGCCCAGCGGGGCGCAGGTTTGCGCATTCTCAGCGAAACCGTGACTTCGCTCTCTCAGGCCGCCCACCTGCGGCGGGTTTTGGAGCGCTTCCCTCAGGCCAAGCTGCACCAGTGGGCACCCCTCAACCGCGACAACGTCTTCGAGGCCACCCGCATGGTTTTCGGCGAGCCTCTGGAAGTCCGCTACAAGTTCGACCGGGCCGACGTCATCGTCTCCCTGGACAGCGATTTCCTCCACGGTTCCGAGGCTCCGGTGCGTTACGCCCGCGACTTGGCCGCCCGCCGCGACCCTTCGGGGGACGGGCCCATGTCCCGCCTCTACGCGCTCGAAAGCAACTACTCCGTCACCGGAGCCTACGCCGATCACCGCTTGGCCGTGCCGCCTTCGCACATAGAATCGGCGGCCCGGGCGCTGGCGCGACGAATCGGCTCGGGGGGCGGACAGGATTGGGGCGAGCACGGGGAATGGATCGATGCCGCTGCTTCCGATTTGCAGGCGGCCGGCGCCGGCGCTCTGGTGCTGGCCGGAGACCACCAGCCGCCCGCGGTTCATGCTCTGGCTTACCTGATGAATCAGGCGCTGGGCAGCATTGGCCGCACGGTGGAGTTCACCGACCCGGTTGACGCCTTTCCCGTCAACCATCTGGAGTCGCTCAAGGAACTGGTCGACGACATGAACGGCGGCGATGTCGAGGTGCTGCTGATACTGGGCGCCAACCCAGCCTATGACGCGCCCGCCGATCTGGACCTTGCTTCCGCTCTAGACAAGGTGCCGCTGCGCGTCCACCACGGACTCTACGTGGACGAGACGGCCCGCCTCTGCCACTGGCACGTGCCTGGCGTCCACTTTCTGGAAAGCTGGGGCGATTGCCGCGCTTACGACGGGACGGTGACCATCCAGCAGCCTCTCATCGCGCCTCTCTACGGCGGAAAGAGCGTCTACGAGGTGCTTTCCTTCCTGACCGGTGAGGAAGGCATCAGGACCTACGAAGCGGTGCGGGAATTCTGGGAAGACAACAGCCCTTCCATCGATTTCGAGTCCTTCTGGCGGCAGAGCGTCCATGATGGAGTGGTGGCCGACAGCGCCCTGCCCGCCCGTCAGGTCAGCGGGTCGGCCCAGGGTTTGCCTCAGCCTTCGACCTCCATACAGGGGATGGAGGTGGCTTTTTTGCCCGACCCCACCCTCCATGACGGTTCCTTCGCCAACAACGGCTGGCTGCAGGAATGCCCCAAACAGCTTTCCAAGCTGACCTGGGACAACGCTTTGCTGGTCTCTCCCGCCACTGCCGAAAGGCTAGGACGGGTCTCCAGCGATGCCGCCCTGAAGGGTGAGATGACGCAGTGGAGCGTGGCCGGCCAGATGGCCCAGGTCAAAGTCGGCGGACGCACCATCGAGGCCGCCTTGTGGGTGCTGCCCGGACACGCCGACGATTGCGCCACCCTCTTTCTGGGCCATGGACGCAGCCAGGCCGGACGGGTCGGCAACGACACCGGATTCAACGCCTACCCGCTGCGCGCCTCCGACGCCATGGGCTTCGCCGGCGGACTGGAGATCACGCTGCAGAGCCGGCGCTACCCGCTGGCCTGCGTCCAGGACCATCACAGCCTGGAGGGCCGCAACCACTACCGCGCCGCCACCCTCGAGTACTTTCGTGAACACCCCCACTTCGTAGAGGAGTTGGAGCACCTTCCGCCCGATGACCTGCCCACCCTCTATCC
Encoded proteins:
- a CDS encoding cytochrome c3 family protein, whose translation is MGQIFHRSTNAYAKLSIAFGALLVVILGWVAFTLHGSPYVTRQYIPREQKVPFSHRHHIAGLGIDCRYCHTSVEESSFAGIPATETCMSCHSQVWTEAPMLEPVRASWRDELPLEWNRVHDLPDFAYFNHSVHIKKGVGCVTCHGQVDQMPLIMQTQTLHMGWCLDCHRNPELYVRPREEVFNVNWTLPEGVTQRELGLRLVEEYDIRSLQSCSTCHR
- a CDS encoding TAT-variant-translocated molybdopterin oxidoreductase, which encodes MTTEYSKPRRTEYWELYDKMLARTSEKGGRDYWRSLHELAETPEFQEYLSREFPHGASEMQDAVGRRRFLKLMGASIALAGATACTKQPVEKIFPYVRQPEQMVPGKPLFFATAFTMGGRARGVLAESHMGRPTKLEGNEMHPASLGATDLFTQAAVLSLYDPDRSQVVRNAGQIRTWSVFADRYRQAIEEQAAQRGAGLRILSETVTSLSQAAHLRRVLERFPQAKLHQWAPLNRDNVFEATRMVFGEPLEVRYKFDRADVIVSLDSDFLHGSEAPVRYARDLAARRDPSGDGPMSRLYALESNYSVTGAYADHRLAVPPSHIESAARALARRIGSGGGQDWGEHGEWIDAAASDLQAAGAGALVLAGDHQPPAVHALAYLMNQALGSIGRTVEFTDPVDAFPVNHLESLKELVDDMNGGDVEVLLILGANPAYDAPADLDLASALDKVPLRVHHGLYVDETARLCHWHVPGVHFLESWGDCRAYDGTVTIQQPLIAPLYGGKSVYEVLSFLTGEEGIRTYEAVREFWEDNSPSIDFESFWRQSVHDGVVADSALPARQVSGSAQGLPQPSTSIQGMEVAFLPDPTLHDGSFANNGWLQECPKQLSKLTWDNALLVSPATAERLGRVSSDAALKGEMTQWSVAGQMAQVKVGGRTIEAALWVLPGHADDCATLFLGHGRSQAGRVGNDTGFNAYPLRASDAMGFAGGLEITLQSRRYPLACVQDHHSLEGRNHYRAATLEYFREHPHFVEELEHLPPDDLPTLYPEWDYQNEYRWGMAINLGACTGCNACVVACQAENNIPVVGKDQVLRGREMHWIRVDRYFKGDIHAPAAFNQPVPCMQCENAPCEPVCPVAATVHSDEGLNDMVYNRCVGTRYCANNCPYKVRRFNFYLYADWDTKSRKMQYNPDVTVRSRGVMEKCSYCVQRISAARIEAKREDRRIRDGEVRTACQQVCPTEAILFGDLNDADSRVAAAKQQPHHFAMLAELNTRPRTSYLARITNPHPGLETPVEQAQEEGHH